A single region of the Dehalococcoides mccartyi genome encodes:
- a CDS encoding RDD family protein — protein sequence MTHIKSPLALEFAGFWRRFGAFIIDDIIISIISSAFVPVHWFEIPVFWNIDSLSGIWWLAAPVIAFTNVLSLSVLVAYFVFFWYWRGQTPGMMVAQIKVIQTDGSGISLGISFIRFLGLILASLPLGLGLFWIVCDRRKQGWHDKMANTVVVKLPKPPEITAPQAT from the coding sequence ATGACCCATATAAAAAGCCCTTTAGCTTTGGAATTTGCCGGTTTCTGGCGGCGATTCGGAGCATTTATTATAGACGACATAATTATCAGTATTATCTCTTCGGCCTTTGTACCTGTACACTGGTTTGAAATACCGGTTTTCTGGAATATAGACAGCCTATCCGGTATCTGGTGGCTGGCAGCCCCGGTTATAGCATTTACCAATGTGCTTTCGCTATCTGTTTTGGTAGCCTATTTTGTATTTTTCTGGTACTGGCGCGGACAGACCCCCGGTATGATGGTTGCCCAGATAAAAGTTATCCAGACAGACGGCTCAGGGATTTCACTGGGAATTTCCTTTATCCGCTTTCTGGGGCTTATTCTGGCCAGCCTGCCCTTGGGATTGGGGCTTTTCTGGATTGTCTGTGACCGCCGCAAACAGGGCTGGCATGATAAAATGGCAAATACAGTAGTAGTCAAACTACCCAAACCACCTGAGATTACCGCACCCCAAGCTACCTGA